In the genome of Pseudanabaena sp. BC1403, the window AACAATCATGTGTTAGCCATTACTGCGATCGCGATAACTTTGCTATAAGGAACAGAAACTCTGGGTAAATATAGATTCTCTTAACGAGTTATTTGATTTCAGCGCCATTCAGTTACATTTTGTACCGTATTCAATCAACTCAAGCAATTCATTCTCTGAATCAAGCGATCGCCTGTCATAGTTAAAATTTTACATAGAAAAATGATATTTATCCAAACATGGCGATCTGTAGTCTTCATACTAGCTGGATTTAGCTTGAGTCTAGGGTTATTCATGACGTATTCGTTGAAATTGCCACTAATAGTCACTGTTATTGTCTTGATCGTAGCCTTGTTTGCGATTGTTATGATGTACGGGAGCGATCGCTGGCGGTCTGAGACTGATAAATTACGAATCAAACTGACAAATGGACAGCAATTAATTCAGCCTAAAATCTATGATCAAAAAGAGATCGTAGATTTACCAGAGCCTGTACAACGATTTTTTAAGACTGTGCTTAGGGATGGACAAGCGATCGTCACAAAGGCTTCCCTCTCTCAGTACGGACAGTTTCATATGAATGAAACAGAGGATAAATGGCATAAGTTTACTGCTACGCAACTTGTGACTACGCAAATGTTAGGCTTTGATTGGGATGCAAAAATTCAGATGATTCCATTGATTCCATTCGTAAATGTATTTGTTCATGATACATATCTGCTAGGAGAAGGGAATTTACAAGCCTCAGTGTTCGGTCTTCTCACGGTTGCTAAAATGCACAATACTCCTGAATTAAATCAAGGCGAATTATTACGCTTCCTTGCGGAAACGGTTTGGTATCCGACATCGTTACTACCTAGTCAAGGTGTGGTCTGGGAAGAGATCGATCAACATTCTAGCCGAGCCACTTTGACGGATGGCGAGACAACTGCTTCTGTTGTATTTCAGTTTGATGCTGAAGGGTTAATTACAAGTATGCGAGCTGAATCTCGTTGTTATCGTGTAGTTGATGACAAATTGATGTTTATGCCTTGGGTAGGTAATTTCAGGGAGTATTCTGTTCGTAATGGAATGCGAATTCCCTTAGAAGGCGAAGTTGGATGGGAGCATCCAGAAGGTGTTCGCCTCTATTTTAAAGGAAAAATCACCAAGATTAGCTATGAGTTTACATAGTGACCGTGTTTATTGTAGATACATTGGTTGAAAAAATATTTTGAGATCGCGACGGAAAAGATATTCTTGCTGAAGTTAAGAGCATGTTTGAAAAGTTTTACGGAATGAAAAAACGGAAAATCTCTAATTTTCTTGAGGATGAATCACTAACACGCGGACTTTAGAATCAGTTGTGGCAATGTCTGAATCTATTGGATCGCTTTGATTTTGTTCTAAGTCGAGTTTTAATCCTAGAAACTTCAATGATTGGCAAATGAGCTCGCGGATGATCTCCGAATTTTCACTTAATTCAGCTGTAAATACCAAACCATCCATACCACCTAAAATCATCAACATGGAACCAAGGCACGATCTCAAACGATGAATGTAAATATCCAAGGCTTGTTT includes:
- a CDS encoding DUF6920 family protein, with product MTYSLKLPLIVTVIVLIVALFAIVMMYGSDRWRSETDKLRIKLTNGQQLIQPKIYDQKEIVDLPEPVQRFFKTVLRDGQAIVTKASLSQYGQFHMNETEDKWHKFTATQLVTTQMLGFDWDAKIQMIPLIPFVNVFVHDTYLLGEGNLQASVFGLLTVAKMHNTPELNQGELLRFLAETVWYPTSLLPSQGVVWEEIDQHSSRATLTDGETTASVVFQFDAEGLITSMRAESRCYRVVDDKLMFMPWVGNFREYSVRNGMRIPLEGEVGWEHPEGVRLYFKGKITKISYEFT